The Rosa rugosa chromosome 3, drRosRugo1.1, whole genome shotgun sequence sequence CATTGATTTCTCCACCTTTGTCAGAATCCCAGCTCTCATTTTCTATCGGGGTCATCGGAATCAGATACATGGTCGACCTGGAAACAGACAAGGTCTCGCCAAAATCCGGTCCTTTCCAAGAGCAACGAGCCTTTTGCTTAGGACGAAGGTTCTGTGGACTTTGATGGGTCTGACAATTTGAAAAAGCCTTAATCTTTCGCTAAAATTCTAATGGCAGCGGTTTCTCGGTTTGTACTTCACCGAGATTGCTGGAGGGTTCGTCAGAATCGGCGGCTTCCGAGTGGAGCCACGGCGGTTCTGGAGCCTCGTGTTGCATATTCCGGGTTCTCGGTGTTtctaaaagaagaagagaacaaaATGGGGAGAAATGAGATTGGAAATTCGAGTTCGAATGGGAGGCGTGAAATGAAATATATATTGCTCAGAAATGAAAACTAAGGGCAAAGGTGAAAACTAAGTAGGTGATTGATAATCTTTGAGAAAAACCCATTTTCCTCAATTTTGGTTCATGTAACTAAAACTGCAGAGAAAAGAAGATGGAAGAACCAAGTTATTTGAGAGGAAAGGGATGCCTTAATACCTAAGGTGATCCAGTTAAGTTACATATATTTTTCCAGAAGGAATCTGACTGGAAATCACCATAGTTGAAAAATGTTTTGTCTTCATTATACTATACTTCTTTTGTTCAGTTTCTGTTTTCAAGAGAAAGCTCGAGTGTGTGAACAGAAAGAAGAGAAATCAATATTCAACTTCTCTCTATGAGTTGAGAGGGGGAAGAGGAAGAGCCCTGAGGTTGTGGTGGAGGTTGCTACTCTTATGGCGAATGGGGAGCCGTTTTGTGTTAAGGCCTTGATAGTGAGGCTACAGCGGTGCTCAGGAATGAGGTTTAAGATGGCCTCTAGATCAAAATTCATTTTGGGTGAAATTAGGGATTGGAGAGAAATAGGGTCAATTTGGAGATTTTCCCATGCATGTGAACCCCATTGGAGCTGAGTTGACATGCCACATCAACAACTTAACGACTCCAATTCACGGATTACTAACGGAATGATCTATCAGATAAGAAATAATagtgtaggggtgtttttgatgaaattagaagtttagggactgaattgattttagacctaaaGTTGAGGGTAGTAACCAATATTtagttatttaaaaaaaaaaaaaaattagaatagattgagagattgagagagtcaGGTTTTGTGAGAGATTGAGAGGAAATAGAGATGAGTGAACTGGGAGATGGGATAAGTGATGACTAATGAATCCCAAAACCAGAAATTGGAGAGGTTGAAGAGATGAATGTTGGAGAGGTCGAAAGGATTAAGGTTTGGGTCGAAGAGATTCCCAGAATTGGAGATCTTAGTCTTCGATTTATATTTAGGTGATGAATTATCTGTGGTCACGTGTATTCAAGACTTGTTCAAAGAGCCTATAAATGAATGACACATGTCAAAGGACCTGTATTTCaatatttttgaattttttttttttacaaggaTGGAGATCGACCTATTCATAGAACATCTGGTCTGGATATAACTAAAACACACCGAAATTTTTTTCAAAGACTCAACCAAACCGCTCgattttttggtttttcaagTTTTAACGCCTAGTTTTAGTTGGAACTTTGGTTCATCATTAGCGGGTTGGGTTCATAATAACTATACTTAGACCTACCTTCCAACTAAGGAGTTGAGTTATGTCACTTGAGCGAAGGCTCTCGGTCACATGATTCCTAGGCCTCTCTTTGTAGTGTAATATCTATCTGGAAGAATATCGAGCTATCTATCTTCCATATGCAAACTAAAGTATCAATGATTAACTTACCACGACACCCTTCAAATTTGAATTGGACATATTTCATTTGGATGCTCTTAGAgttcgtttggttcgcggaattGAAGCATCGAGAAAAGAAATTTAATCTTTTCTTGTGTTTGGAATGCAAAAGGAAATGAAACACTTTCCTAAATGAAAGGAAATCAAGGGGGAAAATGGTTCATTCTATACccccagaagaaaaagaaattaagggAGAAAGTggtttcttctgtttttgttttaatCCTGAGACTAAGTAAGAAGCgagatagagatagagagaaacaacacaagatttatagtggttcaccttgccctgtTGGCAaagctacgtccacttagagattccactAAGAGTGAGGCCAAATAGCCTTTGTAGTGATAAAAGTGTGAGGATCATGGATCCCATCCttttctaagaaggggaggactttcTTTTATAGCTAAAGGAGGTCTCATTCTATTCTACATTTCTGATGTGGGACATAATGCATATATTGCTTCCCTTGAAGCTTTTTGGAAAGCATAGGAGGGTGACCTCCCGGCAAAATATAGTCCGACCTCTACCATGGCGAGGTAGCTCGAGTGTTGGTCTAACCTCTCAGCAAAATATAGTCCGACCTCTACCATGGCGAGGTAGCTCGAGTGTCGGTCTATTGGATGCaagccataggcggggctagccatgtcaCGGAGACCACCTACAAAGTCGTTGTTTACGCTTGGCTGTATGTGATATAGGTGGTATCAACAAGTCTCTCAAGTctccgagtaagaggcgcttcttggtttgGGAGCTTacatgatgccgccaagtataaGTGACGACCTCGTAGAACGTCAttcccatactagtcccccaactccgtaagcaagaagggactcttcGGGTCTTGTAAAGTCTTCCATGGCAGGTTAGTGCCAGGGGGCCCATCATCGAGCTAGTACCTGTCAATAAGATTAGAGTATACAAATAGCATTTTAATTGCATtagggcaatctaagtgacgtttgagtcaaatgcatcgggGTGCATAGATGGTtatatgagatgcatgttaTAAATTGTATGTATGCCTGTATTATGTAGTGTTTGAAATGCGACGTATAAGTCTAAAATGTATGTGGTTATGATAGTAtaacgaagtgcatatgatgcacaaATGTGTTACGAAGACGATGACAcgtacataatgatatgtatatgttgtatgcatgTGATGCAcatgtgttaggatcgggagtgAGTAAAATGGAAGTTTGGACTTAGGTTACGCTCGAGGATGCCAGTGAGGCTGAGCATAGAGCTCTGATATCGAAGTAACTATTGGCCATACAACGAGACAATGGTGTGACCATGATAGTTCCTCAAGcataggttagaggaaggaacTTTAACTTTcttaacccgaacgtataagccataactCCATTGTTTGACTCATGTACAACGGGACTGTAAGAGTTGAGTTCGCTCATGTCGAGCAAGTGATAGGTTGTGTGAGTTtcgtcctatggtcttattaatgggacgTAAAAAGAATTTAACtcttgcgatcaacaataggtgaaaaattcaatatttccattaataaaCCAGAACATGAAACTCACACCTATCGGTGAGGCATAAGCATGTTGTTTGCAGATGCCCGGAAAGTACGAGAGAGAAGCTCAATGATAATCATGTTCAGGTACTATCTCCACTTGTGATAGGTGGTATgtataagtcccccaagtgtagagaatgctcgggaggtgagatgactcaaaagcaagtgattggaccttggcttaccccttgggggtacctCGCTCGAGGTGAGGATTTTGTTGCAAGGGATTGGACCTTGGCTTATGTAAGGGAGCTACCTTTTAATTATCCTATTGAGATACCTCACTCGAATAGAGGATttatgagggcttgagcctccttgaCCCGGTGGGGTCGAATGAGGGCTTGGGCCTCCTTTACCagtggggtagaatgagggcaTGGGCCTCCTTTACCCAGTGGCGTGGCCCTAGGTagaatgagggcttgagcctcttaACCCCATTAGGGTACCTCGCATGATTGGAGGGGATTTATGCAAGGATTTGACCTTGGCTTACTTCTTGGGGGTACCtcgctcggggcgaggattttAAATGTCGCATGTTACACGTATTTACTGtcatatgtatgtatgtgtgtgtgtagcaATTTAATTGATTTGCAATCAAATGAAAGCATGACATTAACAAATAGGCATAATGGATATGATATCGAGACTGtcacattttgtaggcatgcttgaATTATAGTAATCGCTTTAGAAGCATGTAAAGCATGAGATAAATCAAATTGGAGGAGCGTAAGATAAAACTTATCTTGCACCGATTGAAGGAGGTGACAATTGGGATTGACCCGAATACTAAATCACGTTAGAGTTGTCCAAGCATAACACTCCATGTAATCGACTAGTGGTCGATAGTTTGCTCGGCGTTGTATGCACAAGAAGATGTCCAATTTAGAGTGATTTTGCTTCCTCcaaggaaaaaacaaaataaatgattaGCAACTTATTCAATTTAGGCCAACTTTCTGGGCTACATATGGGCCCAATTCAGGACCcttttgttgggttttggttttcacAGAAGGCTAGATTTGGGACCTAGGGATTGAAATTTTGCCCATTTTTGCTATTATTTCTATTTCGGGTGTGCTGCTATTACTTTCAGGTCGATTGATCATTTCTATATTCTACAAAGACTCTCAGTACTATCATTCTATGAATACCCTAATTATGTGCCTTGGGAAGCAGTACACTTTAGGCTGGGATGAGTCTAGTTTTGATTGGTTTGTTGATTTCTTGCATATTTGGATTGTAGATTCTGATTGTTTGGACTTTAAATCTCAAGGTCGTGACAATTCTATTGTtagtaattatcttgaggaaGCTGAGGAGTTACCTTCAGATTTTGCTATAGTTTATCTATAAGTGTTTTAGAGTAATTTTTTATTATACAAAGACAACTTGTTGGTGTAGTACACCATCTGGTTAGTCCTTCCTTAGCTTTAGGGTCAAGTCATTTCTGGCCTATATATACTCCTCATTGGGATGCCCTTTTAAGCGATTTCTATCGCTAATTCAATGAACTTtcctttttttcaaaaaaaaaaaaaaacatatttattattttattgcattaattacaaATTTTTAATTCACTTTTCTGataactttttttattttaccaaATATCGGAATAGAAAGTTCATAAGAACTTTAATTTCTCCTTTCATaagaaagattaaaaaattaCTTTTCTTTCCGCAATCCTTGGTGTTTAAAGAAACACAtgcttcatttaaaaaaaaaaaaacacatgcttaaccaaaagaaaaggaaaaacaaagtaAAGAAAATACCAAAATTGCATGTCATAAGTGCCAACACTGGAAACTAACACATGGAGATCTTTTCTTTTGACATCCGTCCAACCTGTGACCAGGGTTGGAAATATTTGCGATATTTTCGATATATCCCcctgtttggcgcaaaaaccagttggcttgcaaactgtctcttttgagcgtgtgcgcaggcgtgccagcaccgtggggtgcagtcgtcggggtagtcccttgacctgacttcttcttcaagcgttgtggacgaggagagcaccaacctcgccacaaggttcttctctagccttccgggaaaggactttctgccttacggataaggactttgggtgtgatctcttcgcgtcaccgaatcgatacttagtgttgtagactaagcagagcaatcactgggaagtttggagaaagcacgggttgcgctaaagcgtgactttagcttcgctgggttgcgagggtgttacccttgcttcgctggtagtaacagtggcggttgcgctcgcagtcggctcctggggagactgggactggaagtacggtcgccgggttgatctggtgatgctgacagtcggctcttagagagactaggactggcgggcggtcaccgggtttcaacgaggttgaaggtttgctccggggaggctttgtaatcgctaggattgattgatatgagagaggtccttaattcgtccttgaaacctggtatatatacctagggtttcgactgctccttgccacagaaggattattggttgaagtttcctattcaatcctcgctacccgactccaataaggtttcgttttccttatggatcacggaatgggtgaagctgtaacccaaacccgaataggcttatttttgggccgcaggtatcggcccgctgtgctgaatccactaaaggatcttgccaaaattacttttgggctcaaacattgccccccaagccccgatatcaggcccaCTAAGATGTAACTGATAGAAGGGGGTTAAAACGACATGCCTGGTGatcgaaacgatgtcattaatgaaggtagcgtctattcgcttggcaaaacgtcttttcgtcgcattgtttccctcacaaaatcttttatttaaataccgcaGCCGAAtagagacctgtcacatcagaaacccttccagtctcctAAACTCAGAAATCTCTCGCTCCATACCCGCtttacagaaacccagaaatggctcccccaaagaaggtGATTATTGATCAGGAAGAAGAGCTCACTGAGAATGTCGCTCGCACTTGGGGAGCCAACATCGGTGGCCGTTGTCGTATCCATACCTCTGTCCAGAGGCCTCTGCTTCTCAGGCTTTCAGATCATCACGCCGGACTGGGTCCAACACCGCGAGACTCTATTCCTGCTGACGCTCTCCCTCTCTATAGCCTACCCATTCGTAGACCCACTCaagtcctccggaggacccctGCGGATTTCAGCAGTTGGGGTGCGCAGAATCATAGAGCAAAAATAGGGCACTGGCCATCCAAAATTAGCGAAGAGGAGATCTCCTGGTATCATGAAGTAAGagcacgagatttggctcgctggaacgaagcaggtattacccacactatcgatttatgctttcgccttcctcgcggtgggaatcgttcaccactcgctgccttcctTTGCTTCTGGCATACTGCTACCAATACTTTCGATTTCCGATTTGGTCAAATGAGTATAACTTTGTTGGACatcctcaccattactggactgcccatcgatggcgagccctatctgcatggccaattcgattcTGACACCTTCGCATCAACCATGAACCAAACTGGTCGCAGTGCTCATAGCGGCTCTTACCCGCGGTGGTTGCTTTTTTATCGCAAGGAGCACAATGCTACTGGTGGCATCGCTTTTCTGGAGTATTGGCTCTGTAAATTCATAttctgtacttcctcctgtaagcccactggtgcttGGACTTTTCTAGCGACAGCCCTCTACAATGGCCGCCGCGTGggattaggacaaccagtgttgggcgccctctaccgtactctatatcaggccactatgcatccttttgagaccagcatttctggccctttttggatccttgatttctggattcaaacttatTTTTCATTCTTCCGCCGCGACGATATTCCACTCCTACCACCGACTAATGCCCTTCTTGGTCATTGGTTTTGTCGCGATGCGAGGTACACATCTCCCCCCTATTCTGAATGCTTCTCATACTTGTATCTCCTACATGAAATGCCATACTGTGATTTAATACTCAGTAGGAGATACCCTGCTCCTCTTCAAAACGGATTTCTTCCTGGGGCTCCCAACTATaatgatcgcgcgcgcttggctttttgccgcgcgatctcttgttcagaCATTAGGCTCGCTGCTGAtgaactcagttatgagctctatgcccccaACCATTTTGCCCGCCAGTTTGGTCTTATTCAGCTGGTGCCTTTTCCcctctatgatgcctggaattTTTATACGTCTTGGCGACGAATTGGTCCCTCTGATGGGGTTCCGCCAGAGCAAAGCATGCTCGCATTGGTCGACCTTCCAAACTGGGCTAATACTATCGTCCCCGTGGATGGGACCGCTGAAGATTACGATCAATGGTGGAaagaagtttctgttaactgctAGGGGCAAAGGGACGACGAACTCTTCGCGGCCATCTTCGAAGACTTGAGGTatccttatgatgctgatactgAAGCACTCGCTCGCtttcatgaagatgaagaaagacctccaccacccgaaccggctccgcgacctGCGCGAGCCCCGCGCTTGGTTCAAGCTGGTATTGTTATTCGCGAGCAACCTCCAGAGGTACTTACCTTGATATGTTCCTTTGTTTCCTTTATCACCTCCACCTCTGTCTCCTAACTCGAAATTTATAGCAGAGACGCGCGCCACCTTCAGGCAGTCGCGCAGTGGATGTTCCTCCGGCCACCGGTCCAGCTGCTAAGCAAAAAGCAGTACTGATCAGGCCTGAAGTAGAGGATACTTCCTCTGACGATGACGATCCTCAGACTGTAAGGGTTCTTGCTTTAGAACCTTCTTTATTTTAGCAGCCTTCTCGACGTCTAATTGACTTTGTTTAAATCTTGACAGATTGCCGCCGCTCTGGCACGCAAACGCAGTCGCGCTGAGCTCAGGACTGATCCATGGGCAGAAGACGAACCAACcgctgatcgactggtaatGCCTCTCTCCCGGAAACATTGATGCCTTGTCTTGTTATGTATAGCTCATAACGTTTCTCTGCTTCAGGTTCGTCGCATGCTTTCAAGGCCAATTGGGGAAGGATCCTCTGCTGCAAGCGAGGGCGTATCTGGTACAAACGCCCAAGAGACCGATGATGGCCCTCCCTCTGCGATCAATGCGGCAAACCAAATGCAGTTGGTTGTAATTCCAGAACCAGTTATAGTTGACGGTCCGCCTGAGGTTGAAGACAAGATGTCTCTCCTTCCTACCTTCCGCGAGGAACCCATTCCCCTTCTGGCCTCGACGGTGCTTGACCTAGACCCAATCCTTGGTGAAGCTGCTCTAGCGCCAATGGTAGGTTTCCGCGAGCCAGCAATTGAAGAGGTAACTCTCTTAATCAAAAATGTTCATCTTTTCCCTTTGGCTTGGTTATTCTGaaagtatatattttctttttagggTCCAAACGCGGAAGTAGCAGCAGAAGAAATTGCGAACGAGGATTCTGCTGAACCTGTTCCTAATGTGGTTGGCCAAGAACCTGCTCCccatgccccccaagtcattgaagCTGGGGAACCTGAAGGAATTCATGAACCAGTGCCTGAAGCTATACCTGTCGCGGAGCCTCCTGAGGCCCCTGGCGCTGAGCCCCCTACTCCATCCACTTTAGAACGTTTAGCTCGCGTGCTTGAAGTGACCCCACCTGGGGTTGTAGATGAAGCCAGGGAAGGTCTTCGTCGCCTCTTGGGTCCCGATATACtgattcctggtgcgcccgCGAGAGTTTTGGAGTATCTGAGGGTGCTTCTTCGCGAGGGTGCTGTCACTGAAGAACAATTCCAAGAGGTTGATGGACTGCTGCAAGATCTCCCACAAGGGCTTAACGAGAGGGCAGTCGCTAACGCGCAGGCTAGACAAACTGAAACACACTACCAAGCTCTTACTCATCAAACTGACAATGCCCGCGGTTTCTTGGGTGATCAGGCTGACCTCATCAGGGATCTGACACTTGAGAGGAACCACCTGAGATCCCagattctttcttttcaagCCCGTTTGATCGAGGTCATTGCTATGCTTGCCCACGCAGAGCCTCAgttggaacaacccctcgctgccttcgagacgctgtcccaagaactggcccaagcccgtgtggcagcccaacaagctgctcaagctgctgcggatgctaaCTTTCGACTGGACGAACTCTTTCTCCGCTTGACCCGAGCAGGCCGGAGACTTTTAGGCCCCTAGTTATTCCGTTACTGGGCCCatatttgtatgaacaatattatgaATAATATTTAAAATATTTAGCCCAacttgcttggcccaaatacatgTTCAGATTTTCTGGCAGTTTAGCGTTTAATTCACCTTTATTGCTgttgaaactgtttgaaaagatattCTCGAAACAAAGCGGTTATCTCCTTGAAAACTGCCCCGCTTCCCACGTGCtttcaatcatcttcatttccgagatctttgcattcaattccatcgatactcttattgatggcgttgaacgTACTTCAACTGCCCCTCTTAGAGTCGAGACCACTGAAActggtcctataaatacctgtgcTTGTGAGAAGAAAAACTCAAGCGAATATGGCTTTCCCAGTAATAGTGTcacaaaccctacttctctttcttctgtttctgaaatcttctcctTACAATCTCAGCCTCAAACCCAAATCCTTAGgtcttatggcttaatctcaatacctgggtaggtctcatggcctaatctcaggtccatccgcatgtctttggtctctggaaatccGGGTAGGAATCTCCGGTTTCAgttaggctgaagaacacgcggcgctcctaacACGGCGGAAAGAGATTTTGAGTGATtcctctcctcagatttctcgcgtGGAGCAGGCGGGAGAAGAGCGGGCGGCCACTCAAGGCCGAGCGTTCTTTTTTCGCAGCCTACCTCTAGGGCCAGACTGtctgacttatgtttttcccctagaggtagatgtggttgtgagttgcGCTCTCCtgcagaccatctccatcccggagggtaaTGGATTACTTCCTTCCCTCCATCTACagtacaaatgagagcagctgcaactcagatcagataagacatgtgggtgaagagagggagaggaagagaaattttGATCATAGCACCGCCCCCTTGTCACcgcaagattcaagatttcagcAACTCTCATGATTTGTGggccacttttggccttgtaaccTGCAAATGTAATAGTTTCGATTTGTATTGcttctggccgcaaagccactttatgaatgaaagtttctgaATATTATTGCAAAAGAAgctgttataaaataaggcctcatgtataggccattacatatatgtatattcttaacacatcttgtcaagaaatttgaaaataaagaaatttgaaaataaaGTGCTACAAAAaagtattgctacaatataCAGCCTCTGTGAAGGCCTGAATATATAGGATGTTGCCCCCCTAGGGTTCGTAGGTGAAGGGAAGACAGGATGCGAAGGCCACAAGAAAGGCCTGAGTAAAATGGATGTTGGGAACTGACGAAGACTATGTTTGCCCCCCAGTCTAAGAAGGGGAATCTGGAGGGTCTTcgaactcccaaacactagggtaatattcTTCAGGAATCGTCCGTTGATGGGGTTGCGATGTATGTCaccgtccaaatctttgaggtgaaaggccccgcgctccagaatgcggtgaacaacaaagggtccttcccatcgcggggtccatttaccgcgacctgTCAACTTCTCACCAAAGGGAAGAACAGCCTTCCAAACAAggtcaccctctttgtaactacggccacgcgtcctcttgtcataggcgcgagcaacaCGCTGTTTTTCCATTACCAAATTATCCAAAGCTGTTAAGCGCTGCTCGCTGAGGTCCTCatgttcttgccacatcgcttggACATAGTCTTCGCctatcaagtgatgctgatcttggactcGCAAGGATTGAACGTTGAGTTCTAAGGGTAAAACTGCGTCATGACCAAACATGAGTGCATAGGGCgttgtagcagtgggattcctcttggaaGTGCGATAAGCCCATAATGTCTCATACAGCGTGCTGTGCCACTggcgagggttttcaacaagcatcttcttgagaagggtgataataatcttgttactggcttccgcttgaccgttggactgagcataatatggagTGCTGTGGATGAATTGGATGCCCAACTCGTTGACAAGTGTCTCTACCTCACCGCCCATgaacgctgcccccctgtcggAAACGAGCACTTcagggataccaaacctgcagatGATGTGCTGGAAAATGAATTGGCGAATGGTGGCACCAGAAGCCTCTTTCAAAGGTGCAGCTTCGACCCATTTGGTGAAGAAGTCTGTGGccacgatgatgaacttgtgttgaaggGAAGAATgggggtgaatcatcccaatcaagtccaatgcccaaccgcgcgcaggccaaggcttaataataggttgcatgggaatgTTGGGGATGTGCTGCACTGGGCCATGTGCCTGACAATCTTGGCATCCTTTTGCGAACGTGATACAATTCTTCAAAATGCCAGGCCAATAGTAGCCATGTCtcctgataagccaacgcatcttaggGCCCGCTTGATGGGCGCCACATACTCCTGTATGGACCTCGCGCATTAGCCGTTTTGCTTCGCTGCCATAGACACATCTGAAGTCCATGCCATCTTCCCCGCGTCGTCGCAGCTCATCGCCCCTGAGGAAGTAGTTCAAGGCAAGAAAACGAACCTTCCTGTCTGTCGTAAGATCTGGATGCTTGAGGTAAGCCATCAACGGAattcgccaatcgacgtcaataggttCTAGGACAGCGACGACCGGATCGTCGGGCGGGTCAGGCCGTGCGAGCCATGAAGGCAGCGTGCGGCGCTCAACTTTCAGtatgcgctcgcgaaccccatatttCAGTGTAATacctgtagccaattgagcaagctcattggccgcaaaattGCGCTCGCGGGGTATGTATTCCAAATCAACGTCATCAAACTGATCCAAAAGCTCAATGGCACGAGTGAGATATGGCACGAGCAAACAGCTTACACACCTGTATTTCTCCTGGAGCTGATTTATCACGAGCAGAGAGTCACAacgtacctgaacgtcccttacCCCCATTTCCAGTAAGACTTCCAGGCCAATaataagggcctcatactctgcctgGTTATTAGTGCATTTaaactccaattggaaagaataggagaaacgatcgcccgctgggTTTTCCAGAACAATTCTGACTCCTGCTAATGTTTTTGTTCTTGATCCATCGAAGaataatacccagggttgcAGTGAGACAGTGGCTTGATACCATATTGCATACTCTGGGATGTGCGCCAAATCTGGTCGAGTTGTGGTGGTGATCGCTATCTCTAATTCCTTGACTGGGGGAATATCCAACATAGGGTGGTATGCCAAAAAATCTGCAATAGCTTGTCCCTTCACTGCTTTCTGTGGAACATATTGTAGCGAAAATTCGGATAGAGCtaatacccatttgccaatgcggcccCTTAGAATAGGgcgcgacaacatgtacttaaCCAGGTCGGTTTGAGCGATGATGCttgtagtaaaggataacatgtaat is a genomic window containing:
- the LOC133737331 gene encoding uncharacterized protein LOC133737331 — encoded protein: MLVDAVAGHELLSFMDGTAGYHQIPVAEEDRHKTAFRCPGFAGVFEYVVMPFGLKNAGATYQRAMNLIFHDILGKILEVYIDDVVVKSKEKGNHIIDLRRVFERMRQHKLKMNPAKCVLGVQAGDFLGFIVHQRGIEVPEDKASAVINASPPQTKKELQCLLGSLLAQDDEEGVEHAIFYLSRTLTDCETRYSPMEKLCLTLYFSACKLRHYMLSFTTSIIAQTDLVKYMLSRPILRGRIGKWVLALSEFSLQYVPQKAVKGQAIADFLAYHPMLDIPPVKELEIAITTTTRPDLAHIPEYAIWYQATVSLQPWVLFFDGSRTKTLAGVRIVLENPAGDRFSYSFQLEFKCTNNQAEYEALIIGLEVLLEMGVRDVQVRCDSLLVINQLQEKYRCVSCLLVPYLTRAIELLDQFDDVDLEYIPRERNFAANELAQLATGITLKYGVRERILKVERRTLPSWLARPDPPDDPVVAVLEPIDVDWRIPLMAYLKHPDLTTDRKVRFLALNYFLRGDELRRRGEDGMDFRCVYGSEAKRLMREVHTGMEGRK